One Flagellimonas sp. CMM7 genomic region harbors:
- a CDS encoding Nramp family divalent metal transporter produces MFKKIGPGVLVAAAFVGPGTITVCTLAGVRFGYTLIWAVLLSILATIILQEMAGRIGVVSQNGLVDVIKDELKIKWIKNTIIGIVLGAILVGNAAYEAGNIGGATLGLEGLFGQGFASFYPLLIGGFAFLLLWFSSYKTLEKVFVGLVGIMGVSFVVSAILTGPSVFEILKGMFIPGLPEGSLLTVIALVGTTVVPYNLFLHASLAKEKWKSKSELKAVKWDTIISIALGGLVSVAILITASAAPLQDVTNVMDMAKGLEPLFGKSAIYFMGIGLLAAGITSAITAPLAAAFVASSCFGWDGGMKNKKFKLIWSVVLFFGVFFLSFDIKPIQVIQFAQVANGILLPVMAMLLLWIVNKKTVMGVHKNSLLQNVLGFVIVGFAIFLGVKSILKVIGLF; encoded by the coding sequence ATGTTTAAGAAAATAGGGCCAGGGGTATTAGTTGCAGCAGCTTTTGTTGGGCCTGGTACAATAACCGTATGCACTTTAGCAGGAGTTCGGTTTGGCTATACGCTTATTTGGGCAGTATTATTGTCCATTTTAGCTACAATAATACTTCAAGAAATGGCCGGTAGGATAGGGGTAGTGTCGCAGAATGGTCTTGTGGATGTTATTAAAGATGAATTGAAAATTAAATGGATAAAAAATACAATAATTGGGATTGTTTTAGGAGCTATACTTGTTGGCAATGCGGCATATGAAGCTGGAAACATAGGCGGAGCTACGTTAGGACTGGAAGGTCTATTTGGACAGGGGTTTGCTTCTTTTTATCCGCTTTTAATTGGCGGTTTTGCATTTCTTCTTTTATGGTTCAGTAGCTATAAAACATTGGAAAAAGTCTTTGTTGGCCTTGTCGGTATTATGGGAGTTAGTTTTGTGGTCAGTGCAATTTTAACCGGACCTTCTGTATTCGAAATTTTAAAGGGTATGTTTATTCCAGGATTGCCAGAAGGGAGTTTGCTAACAGTAATTGCATTGGTTGGTACTACTGTAGTACCTTATAATCTGTTTTTACATGCATCCTTGGCTAAGGAAAAGTGGAAATCTAAAAGCGAGCTCAAGGCTGTAAAATGGGATACCATAATTTCAATTGCATTAGGAGGGTTAGTGTCCGTTGCAATACTCATTACTGCTTCAGCGGCTCCACTACAAGATGTTACCAATGTTATGGATATGGCAAAAGGTCTTGAGCCTTTGTTTGGGAAATCAGCTATTTACTTTATGGGTATTGGTCTTTTAGCTGCAGGAATTACCTCTGCAATAACCGCTCCGCTGGCTGCCGCTTTTGTGGCAAGTAGTTGTTTTGGCTGGGATGGAGGGATGAAAAACAAAAAATTCAAGTTAATATGGTCCGTAGTATTGTTTTTCGGTGTTTTTTTCTTGTCGTTTGATATAAAACCAATTCAGGTGATACAATTTGCCCAAGTAGCCAATGGAATCTTACTTCCCGTAATGGCCATGCTCTTGCTATGGATTGTAAACAAGAAAACTGTTATGGGGGTCCATAAGAATTCGCTCCTTCAAAATGTATTGGGATTTGTAATAGTTGGATTCGCTATTTTCTTGGGAGTAAAAAGCATACTGAAAGTAATTGGCTTGTTCTAG
- the pxpA gene encoding 5-oxoprolinase subunit PxpA → MKNWTININCDVGEGVGNEAELLPLICTCNIACGGHAGDLSSMMEVVKLARNCDVKVGAHPSYPDRTNFGREVMTISDSELRESILNQLRTFEGVLKKETVQLHHIKAHGALYNETAKNDKLAELYLNAIKEYRSKVYLYVPYGSIIASIAAEKGFKLMYEAFGDRNYNKDLSLVSRKLDDALIQEPEKVLQHILPIIKEGNVKVSTGEKIKIKADTICIHGDTPSALKILMYLSQELPTYRVALQR, encoded by the coding sequence ATGAAAAATTGGACCATTAACATTAACTGTGATGTAGGCGAGGGAGTAGGTAATGAAGCAGAACTACTGCCTTTAATTTGTACATGCAACATAGCTTGTGGAGGACATGCGGGTGATTTATCAAGTATGATGGAGGTAGTTAAGTTGGCAAGAAATTGCGATGTAAAAGTAGGAGCTCATCCCTCGTACCCAGATAGAACCAATTTTGGTAGGGAAGTGATGACGATTTCAGATTCAGAATTAAGAGAAAGTATATTAAACCAATTAAGAACATTTGAAGGAGTCCTTAAAAAAGAAACAGTACAACTTCATCATATTAAAGCCCATGGCGCTTTGTACAATGAGACCGCAAAGAATGATAAACTTGCTGAACTCTATCTGAATGCAATAAAGGAATATAGAAGTAAAGTCTATCTATATGTTCCATATGGGTCAATCATAGCAAGTATTGCAGCGGAAAAAGGGTTTAAATTGATGTATGAAGCTTTTGGGGATAGAAATTATAACAAGGACTTAAGTCTAGTATCAAGAAAACTTGATGATGCTCTTATCCAAGAACCAGAAAAAGTGTTACAGCACATTCTACCAATCATAAAAGAAGGAAACGTAAAAGTATCTACAGGTGAAAAAATAAAGATAAAAGCAGATACAATATGCATTCATGGAGATACCCCTTCAGCATTGAAAATATTGATGTATCTTTCTCAAGAATTACCCACATATAGGGTAGCGTTACAAAGGTGA
- a CDS encoding nitroreductase family protein: MKLHLGIFNHMEKTVTQAIQHRRSVRIFKSDVELDANVVRQCIENAVLAPTSSNMQLWEFYHITKKDVLNKLTKACLGQNAAKTAQQMIVVVTRKDLWRKRAKANLDFLELAYEKKPKEEYTRREKFALAYYKKLIPSVYFDFLGIFGWLKYFIFQVAGFFKPTYRQVRASDMRIVAHKSAGLAAQNFMISMAANGYDTCPMEGSDTLLVKRALDLPRGSEINMVIGCGVRDEKGVYGPRFRIPFEEVYKQL; encoded by the coding sequence TTGAAACTACATTTGGGTATCTTTAACCATATGGAAAAAACAGTTACCCAAGCTATACAACATAGACGTTCTGTGCGAATTTTTAAAAGTGATGTTGAATTAGATGCCAATGTGGTGCGACAATGTATTGAAAACGCCGTTTTAGCGCCGACCAGCAGCAATATGCAGCTTTGGGAATTTTATCATATTACCAAAAAAGATGTTTTAAACAAATTGACCAAGGCATGTTTGGGTCAAAATGCCGCTAAAACTGCACAACAAATGATTGTTGTAGTAACTCGAAAAGATTTATGGCGTAAAAGAGCAAAGGCCAATCTTGATTTTCTTGAATTAGCTTATGAAAAGAAGCCTAAAGAAGAATACACCCGTAGAGAAAAGTTTGCACTGGCATACTATAAAAAACTTATTCCCTCTGTTTATTTTGATTTTTTGGGGATTTTTGGATGGTTGAAATATTTCATTTTTCAAGTTGCAGGTTTTTTCAAACCCACCTACCGCCAAGTTAGAGCGTCTGATATGCGCATAGTAGCACATAAAAGTGCGGGGTTGGCTGCTCAAAATTTTATGATCAGTATGGCTGCCAATGGTTATGATACTTGCCCAATGGAAGGTAGTGACACTTTATTGGTTAAACGTGCATTAGACTTACCGCGAGGTTCCGAAATAAACATGGTCATAGGTTGCGGGGTTCGCGATGAAAAAGGAGTATACGGCCCTCGTTTTAGGATTCCATTTGAAGAAGTTTACAAACAACTCTAG
- a CDS encoding biotin-dependent carboxyltransferase family protein, with product MLKVLKSGFFTSIQDLGRLGYRDIGVPISGAMDSHSVKKANLLLDNEADAAVMEITMTGPTVLFESPTYICLSGAYLSPTLNNEPIENYQVIKVLKGDILSYGKLENGFRSYLAIKGGFRTTKVLGSRSQYFPVTKGRCLKDRNEIDYEETISFNPIISEIKMENHFDLDYLEVYKGPEFSMLSDNQLASLFSKPFSVSKENNRMAYQLSELIEGHKNSMLTSGTIPGTVQFTPAGRLIILMKDGQTTGGYPRILQLSEASINVLAQKKFGDTFSFKLV from the coding sequence ATGCTTAAGGTTTTAAAATCAGGATTTTTTACTAGTATACAAGACTTGGGAAGGCTTGGCTATAGAGATATAGGAGTTCCTATTTCTGGTGCAATGGATAGCCATTCGGTAAAGAAAGCGAATTTACTCTTGGACAATGAAGCAGACGCTGCGGTTATGGAGATTACGATGACGGGGCCTACCGTATTATTTGAATCCCCAACCTATATCTGTTTGTCGGGAGCATATTTGTCTCCTACATTAAATAATGAACCCATTGAAAACTATCAAGTCATTAAAGTTCTAAAAGGCGATATTCTTTCCTATGGTAAACTAGAGAATGGGTTTAGAAGTTATTTGGCTATAAAGGGAGGCTTTAGAACGACTAAAGTTTTAGGGAGTCGTTCCCAATATTTTCCAGTAACAAAAGGCAGATGCCTTAAAGACAGAAATGAAATTGATTATGAAGAAACGATTTCTTTTAACCCCATAATTTCAGAAATTAAAATGGAGAACCATTTTGATCTGGATTATTTGGAAGTTTATAAAGGGCCAGAATTCTCTATGTTATCAGACAACCAATTGGCTTCTCTTTTTTCAAAACCTTTTTCTGTATCGAAAGAAAATAACAGAATGGCATACCAACTTTCTGAACTTATTGAGGGCCATAAAAATTCTATGCTTACCTCTGGAACAATACCGGGAACCGTCCAGTTTACACCAGCTGGTAGATTAATCATTTTAATGAAAGATGGTCAAACAACAGGGGGATACCCTAGAATACTGCAGCTATCAGAAGCTTCCATAAATGTATTGGCACAAAAAAAGTTTGGAGATACTTTTTCCTTTAAACTTGTATAA
- a CDS encoding YifB family Mg chelatase-like AAA ATPase: MLVKVYGSAVFGVEATTITVEVNVNKGIGYHLVGLPDNAIKESNYRIAAALQNNGYKIPGKKVTINMAPADLRKEGSAYDLTLALGILAASNQIQSKDIDKYLIMGELSLDGGLQPIRGALPIAIKAQEDGFKGFILPKENAKEAAIVGDLEVYGVENIIEVIDYFDTDKPIEQTKVNTREEFFKCLNFPEFDFSDVKGQESIKRCMEIAAAGGHNIILIGPPGAGKTMLAKRLPSILPPMTLYEALETTKIHSVVGKVKNMGLMSQRPFRNPHHTISSAALVGGGSYPQPGEISLSHNGVLFLDELPEFERRVLEVMRQPMEDREVTIARAKFTVTYPSSFMLVASMNPSPSGYFNDPNAPVTSSPMEMQRYLGKISGPLLDRIDIHIEVTPVPFEKLSDERKGESSVEIRKRVIVARDVQTKRFSNLEQVHYNAQMNTKQIREFCVLDKASKELLKNAMERLNLSARAYDRILKVARTIADLENTENILVNHISEAIQYRSLDREGWLG; this comes from the coding sequence ATGCTCGTAAAAGTTTATGGCAGTGCGGTTTTTGGTGTTGAAGCTACAACAATAACCGTAGAAGTAAATGTGAACAAAGGAATAGGTTACCACTTGGTAGGCCTTCCAGATAATGCTATAAAAGAAAGTAATTATCGTATTGCGGCAGCACTTCAAAACAATGGTTATAAAATCCCTGGGAAGAAAGTCACCATCAATATGGCTCCGGCCGATTTACGAAAGGAAGGTTCTGCCTATGACCTAACTTTGGCCTTGGGAATACTTGCAGCTTCCAATCAAATACAGTCCAAGGATATAGATAAGTATTTAATTATGGGCGAATTGTCATTAGATGGCGGGCTACAGCCTATAAGAGGCGCATTGCCTATTGCCATAAAAGCGCAAGAGGATGGTTTTAAAGGATTTATACTGCCAAAGGAAAATGCAAAAGAAGCTGCCATTGTTGGGGATTTAGAAGTTTATGGGGTTGAAAACATTATAGAGGTAATAGATTATTTTGATACTGATAAACCTATAGAGCAAACCAAGGTAAATACAAGAGAAGAGTTTTTTAAGTGTTTAAACTTTCCAGAATTCGATTTTTCAGATGTAAAGGGACAAGAAAGTATAAAACGTTGTATGGAAATTGCTGCAGCGGGAGGGCACAACATTATTTTAATTGGACCACCAGGAGCAGGAAAGACCATGTTGGCCAAACGATTGCCATCTATCCTGCCACCAATGACCTTATATGAAGCATTGGAAACCACAAAAATTCATAGTGTAGTTGGTAAAGTGAAGAACATGGGATTAATGAGTCAACGCCCTTTTAGAAACCCACATCATACCATTAGCAGCGCTGCTTTAGTGGGAGGGGGAAGTTATCCTCAACCTGGAGAAATTTCTTTATCTCACAATGGCGTTTTGTTTTTGGATGAACTTCCGGAGTTTGAACGGCGTGTGTTGGAGGTGATGCGGCAACCCATGGAGGATAGGGAAGTAACCATTGCAAGAGCAAAATTTACGGTAACCTATCCCAGTAGTTTTATGTTGGTTGCTAGCATGAATCCCAGTCCTAGCGGATATTTTAATGACCCTAATGCTCCTGTAACCTCATCACCAATGGAGATGCAGCGATATTTGGGTAAAATTTCAGGTCCTTTATTGGACAGGATCGATATTCATATTGAAGTCACTCCAGTACCTTTTGAAAAGTTATCGGATGAAAGAAAAGGGGAGAGTAGTGTTGAAATTCGAAAAAGAGTAATAGTTGCACGGGATGTTCAAACGAAAAGATTTTCCAATTTAGAACAGGTGCATTACAATGCACAAATGAATACCAAACAGATCAGGGAGTTTTGCGTTTTGGACAAGGCTTCCAAAGAATTGCTCAAAAACGCTATGGAGCGATTGAATCTTTCAGCCAGAGCGTATGACAGAATTCTAAAAGTAGCAAGAACAATAGCTGATTTAGAGAATACCGAGAATATATTGGTTAATCATATATCAGAAGCAATTCAATACCGAAGTCTAGATAGGGAAGGGTGGTTGGGGTAG
- the pxpB gene encoding 5-oxoprolinase subunit PxpB produces MKSYPINIKPYGQRAVLVEWPNNVDESILEEILQLVDCFKTLNLPDWEMSAAYNSLTLINSKKDIDFETIEKLILECYSNRKDSKIKNERFLWRIPVCYDSEFGIDMEEVSKTLKLSIEELVELHTSNKYTVYGIGFLPGFMYLGGLPTALEIPRRKEPRLCVSKGSVGLASKQTGIYPQDSPGGWNIIGSCPIPIFNPKLEKPCFVNVGDKIQFYKISRAEYDLRKIEGEVGIYKPEKISLNA; encoded by the coding sequence GTGAAAAGTTACCCCATTAACATCAAACCGTATGGCCAGAGAGCAGTTCTTGTAGAATGGCCCAATAATGTGGATGAGTCCATATTAGAAGAGATCCTTCAATTAGTTGATTGTTTTAAAACGTTGAATTTGCCCGACTGGGAAATGTCCGCTGCATACAATTCATTAACATTGATTAATTCTAAAAAGGACATTGATTTCGAAACTATTGAAAAGCTAATTTTGGAATGCTATTCAAATCGAAAAGATTCTAAAATCAAAAATGAACGATTTTTATGGAGGATTCCCGTATGTTATGATTCCGAGTTCGGAATTGATATGGAAGAAGTCTCCAAAACACTGAAATTGTCCATTGAAGAACTCGTAGAACTTCATACCTCAAACAAATACACAGTTTATGGAATAGGTTTTTTACCTGGGTTTATGTATTTAGGAGGTTTGCCTACAGCATTGGAAATTCCAAGACGAAAAGAACCAAGGTTATGCGTTTCTAAAGGATCCGTAGGTCTGGCAAGTAAACAAACGGGTATTTATCCTCAGGATTCACCTGGAGGTTGGAACATTATTGGAAGTTGTCCAATTCCCATCTTTAACCCTAAACTGGAAAAGCCCTGTTTTGTTAATGTCGGAGATAAGATACAGTTCTATAAGATATCAAGAGCAGAATACGATTTGCGTAAGATTGAAGGCGAAGTTGGCATATACAAACCTGAAAAAATCTCTTTAAATGCTTAA
- a CDS encoding histidinol-phosphate transaminase, which yields MKNIDRRHWLKIVGLSSGFALLGPLDTIARDFEARPFKVDGVVKLNSNENPFGPSKEVRTAITQAFDVACRYPFKALSELVEMIAEKEGVPKNHIVVTGGSTEGLHATGLTYGLGGREIIAADPTFQAMLRYAENFGAHVHRVPVNANMEHDLEAMAKRVNNRTGLIFICNPNNPTGTLLNKSELSDFCTSMDNKAMIFSDEAYYDFITEPDYPSMVELVKKGRNIIVSKTFSKVYGMAGLRIGYLVARPDIADRLKSSVMANTNILAIEAAKMALKDDDFYKFSLLKNTEAKNYLYSRFSEMGLEYMPSHTNFVFFKTGRDIHEINAAMKKENVLIGRPFPPMYNWARISTGTMQEMEVFIQALKKVMA from the coding sequence ATGAAAAATATAGATAGAAGACATTGGCTTAAGATCGTAGGATTATCAAGTGGTTTTGCTCTTTTAGGGCCATTAGACACTATCGCTAGAGATTTTGAGGCAAGGCCTTTTAAGGTAGATGGTGTAGTAAAACTAAATTCCAATGAAAATCCCTTTGGACCTTCCAAAGAGGTTAGGACAGCTATTACCCAAGCTTTTGATGTAGCATGTCGTTACCCCTTTAAGGCATTGTCAGAACTGGTTGAAATGATTGCAGAAAAAGAAGGTGTGCCCAAAAATCATATTGTTGTCACTGGAGGTTCTACAGAAGGACTCCATGCAACAGGACTTACATATGGTCTTGGTGGTAGAGAAATCATTGCAGCTGATCCTACCTTTCAAGCCATGTTGAGATATGCAGAGAATTTTGGAGCACATGTACATAGAGTACCCGTAAATGCGAATATGGAGCATGATCTTGAAGCAATGGCCAAAAGGGTTAATAATAGAACTGGCCTTATTTTTATCTGTAACCCCAATAATCCTACTGGTACTTTGTTGAACAAATCTGAGTTATCGGATTTTTGTACATCAATGGACAACAAAGCCATGATATTTAGTGATGAGGCCTACTATGATTTCATTACAGAACCCGACTACCCTTCCATGGTGGAATTGGTTAAAAAAGGACGTAATATTATTGTTTCCAAAACTTTTTCTAAAGTTTATGGTATGGCCGGACTTCGCATTGGTTATCTTGTTGCAAGGCCTGACATTGCGGATAGATTAAAATCCAGTGTAATGGCCAACACAAATATATTGGCCATTGAAGCTGCTAAAATGGCACTGAAAGATGATGATTTCTATAAGTTTAGCTTGTTAAAAAATACTGAGGCTAAAAACTATTTATACAGCCGTTTTTCAGAAATGGGCCTAGAATACATGCCATCACATACTAATTTTGTGTTTTTTAAAACAGGTAGAGATATCCACGAAATTAATGCTGCCATGAAAAAGGAAAATGTACTTATAGGAAGGCCTTTCCCTCCCATGTACAATTGGGCTCGGATAAGTACTGGAACCATGCAGGAAATGGAGGTTTTTATTCAAGCATTGAAGAAGGTGATGGCATAG